One window of the Trifolium pratense cultivar HEN17-A07 linkage group LG2, ARS_RC_1.1, whole genome shotgun sequence genome contains the following:
- the LOC123909733 gene encoding probable receptor-like serine/threonine-protein kinase At5g57670: MRYIRTNSFKRLFSFKKRGLGEQELNSKGEEKDNSLKILPYEEESCERPTWKCFSYEELFDATNGFISENIVGKGGYAEVYKGMLKNGEEIAVKRLTRTSKDERKEKEFLTEIGTIGHVRHSNVLSLLGCCIDNGLYFVFELSTTGSVSSILHDEKLDPLDWKTRHKIVLGTARGLHYLHKGCKRRIIHRDIKASNILLTKDFEPQISDFGLAKWLPSQWTHHSIAPIEGTFGHLAPEYYLHGVVDEKTDVFAFGVFLLEVISGRKPVDGSHQSLHSWAKPILNKGEIEELVDARLEGAYDVTQLMRFAFAASLCIRASSTWRPTMTEILEIMEEGEIDKEKWKMPEEEEEQEEEFWGFEDLEYEYDTSFSMSLIDSIESN, translated from the exons ATGAGGTATATTCGGACAAATAGCTTCAAGAGACTTTTCTCATTCAAAAAACGTGGTTTAGGGGAACAAGAACTTAATTCTAAAGGTGAAGAAAAAGATAACAGCTTGAAGATTCTTCCAtatgaagaagaatcttgtgAAAGACCAACTTGGAAATGTTTCTCATATGAAGAGTTGTTTGATGCTACCAATGGCTTTATTTCAG aaaatATTGTTGGAAAAGGAGGGTATGCAGAAGTTTACAAAGGAATGTTGAAAAATGGTGAAGAAATTGCTGTGAAGAGATTAACAAGAACTTCAAAAGatgaaagaaaagagaaagagtTTTTGACAGAGATTGGTACAATTGGACATGTTCGTCATTCCAATGTATTGTCTCTTCTAGGATGTTGTATTGACAATGGACTTTACTTTGTTTTTGAACTATCCACAACTGGTTCTGTTTCATCTATTCTTCATG ATGAAAAGTTGGATCCTTTAGATTGGAAAACAAGACATAAAATAGTTCTTGGGACAGCGCGTGGACTTCACTACTTGCACAAAGGTTGTAAGAGGAGAATAATCCATAGAGATATCAAGGCATCAAACATTTTATTGACAAAAGATTTTGAACCACAG ataTCTGATTTTGGACTAGCTAAATGGCTTCCATCTCAATGGACTCATCAttcaattgctccaatagaaGGGACATTTGG ACATTTGGCACCAGAATACTACTTGCATGGAGTGGTGGATGAGAAAACAGATGTTTTTGCCTTTGGTGTTTTCTTGCTAGAAGTCATTTCTGGTAGGAAACCTGTTGATGGGTCTCACCAAAGCTTACATAGCTGG GCTAAACCAATTTTGAACAAGGGTGAGATAGAAGAGCTGGTAGATGCAAGGCTTGAAGGAGCTTATGATGTAACACAGTTAATGAGATTTGCATTTGCTGCCTCACTTTGTATTAGGGCATCTTCCACTTGGCGACCTACCATGACTGAG ATATTGGAAATAATGGAGGAGGGAGAGATAGATAAAGAGAAGTGGAAAATgccagaggaagaagaagaacaagaggaaGAATTTTGGGGTTTTGAGGATCTAGAATATGAATATGACACTTCCTTTTCAATGTctttaattgattcaattgaaagTAATTAG
- the LOC123905976 gene encoding WD repeat-containing protein 75 has product MRGGQSYVSCPPSFSNDGNRLLVGCGTSVAIFSTATALQVSSLEGHTSTVTSVVVVPGSKILNYCWTSSLDGTIRYWDFSLFECIKKIDLNLPIFSMVIPSLLSTPEESSGKKKNVYAYVCMQTENGKDNKPKLCTAQIRKCNLTNYNKLSKVTLKETKRPQRLTISPCGNFLGIKDKRKLHIWKIPKVDSDSAVSKKITLHHTKTFSVLTFHPTERIVAAGDVTGRILIFRGFGAQNFQENGELLNRTSMTGEECKPGVRQNDDAESCSTWHWHSSGVNLLSFSSDGVYLYSGGKEGVLVFWQLDTGKKKFLPRIGSPLRYFIDSPDPSVSSISCADNQIHIFKISSMEIMRSISGIKPPLSSQDICESISSQAAFDCTSGLVAVQTENYGIQFYSLFANRGLYEIQVCERNYQPVDDVTVVVTMVELSVDGSMMGTVEVKLPEEGIGGLICLKLWDLDSDTKRFSMSTLIYEPHRDAHISAIAFHPTRHMAVTSSYGGDFKIWVCREETQQKGQTHQNFSWMCHAVGSYKNKAMRAAAFSADGSVLAVAADTVITLWDPDKNELIAVVGETPSPIGRLIFVGKSENLLSVSHGSTPQLSVWSMSKLAASWSYRLEIEAVSCALDLSYFAVIALLPKSNERMFKGDGIILVFNATDPTPMASWSVTKAKGGSIAFLKGNPSELADEKSSKTLLAYLNGDREYVLFDPYDKEARELNMTMQGDLVGLEDNGQFGYTSIYGELPVFDLKRNKASSVFSGASNRPWETIFNGSSSHMLPPLTKLCSEFLESLLEKKTSIIE; this is encoded by the exons ATGAGAGGAGGACAAAGCTACGTCTCATGTCCTCCATCATTCTCCAACGACGGCAACCGTCTTCTAGTCGGTTGCGGCACTTCCGTCGCCATTTTCAGCACCGCAACCGCTTTACAGGTTTCGTCTTTAGAAGGTCACACTTCCACCGTCACCTCCGTCGTTGTTGTCCCCGGTTCAAAGATTCTCAACTACTGTTGGACTTCTTCTCTCGATGGAACCATTCGTTATTGGGATTTCTCACTTTTCGAATGTATCAAAAAAATTGACCTTAACCTTCCAATTTTCTCCATG GTTATACCTTCATTGTTATCCACACCAGAAGAAAGTagtggaaagaagaagaatGTTTATGCTTATGTGTGTATGCAAACTGAAAATGGCAAAGATAATAAGCCTAAACTTTGTACTGCTCAGATCCGGAAGTGTAACTTGACAAATTATAACAAGCTTTCCAAGGTTACCTTGAAAGAG ACTAAACGGCCTCAACGTTTGACCATTAGTCCCTGTGGAAATTTTTTGGGCATAAAGGACAAACGGAAACTTCATATATGGAAAATTCCTAAAGTCGACTCTGATTCTGCTGTTTCAAAGAAGATTACACTGCATCATACAAAGACCTTTTCAGTTCTTACATTCCATCCAACTGAGAGGATTGTAGCTGCAGGTGATGTCACTGgaagaattttaatttttagaggATTTGGTGCTCAGAACTTTCAGGAAAATGGGGAGTTGTTGAACAGAACATCAATGACTGGTGAAGAATGTAAGCCTGGGGTAAGACAAAACGATGATGCTGAATCATGCTCCACATGGCATTGGCACTCCTCTGGAGTGAATCTTTTATCCTTCTCTTCAGATGGAGTCTATTTGTATTCAG gTGGGAAGGAAGGGGTTCTTGTGTTTTGGCAGCTAGACACCGGAAAGAAGAAATTTTTACCAAGAATTGGATCTCCGCTTCGGTATTTCATAGATTCTCCGGATCCTTCAGTTTCCTCG ATATCTTGTGCAGATAATCAAATTCACATTTTTAAGATCTCTTCTATGGAAATAATGAGGTCTATTTCAGGGATCAAG CCCCCTTTGTCTTCTCAAGATATATGTGAAAGTATTTCTAGCCAAGCTGCCTTTGACTGCACTTCTGGCTTAGTGGCTGTACAAACTGAGAATTATGGCATCCAATTCTACAGCTTGTTTGCTAATCGTGGACTTTATGAG ATTCAAGTATGTGAAAGAAATTATCAACCAGTTGACGATGTCACG GTGGTAGTGACCATGGTGGAACTGTCTGTTGATGGTTCTATGATGGGTACCGTAGAAGTCAAGCTTCCTGAAGAAGGAATAGGAGGtcttatttgtttgaaattatgGGATTTGGACTCAGATACCAAACGATTTTCAATGTCCACTCTTATTTATGAACCTCACAG GGATGCTCATATTTCCGCGATTGCTTTTCATCCGACCCGTCATATGGCTGTCACCTCATCTTATGGTGGAGATTTCAAG ATATGGGTTTGCAGGGAAGAAACTCAGCAGAAAGGCCAGACCCATCAGAATTTTAGTTGGATGTGCCATGCTGTTGGGTCATACAA AAATAAAGCAATGAGAGCTGCTGCCTTTTCAGCCGATGGTTCTGTGCTTGCAGTTGCAGCAGACACTGTTATTACATTGTGGGACCCAGACAAGAATGAGCTCATCGCTGTTGTAGGAGAGACTCCATCG CCAATCGGGAGACTCATCTTTGTTGGAAAGTCGGAGAATCTTCTTTCTGTATCTCATGGTTCTACACCACAACTGTCTGTTTGGAGTATGTCGAAGTTAGCTGCATCTTGGTCATACAGGCTTGAAATAGAAG CTGTTTCGTGTGCATTAGATCTATCATATTTTGCTGTTATTGCTCTCCTTCCCAAATCAAATGAACGTATGTTTAAAGGTGATGGAATAATCTTAGTATTCAACGCAACAGATCCTACTCCCATGGCTTCCTGGTCTGTAACAAAG GCCAAGGGTGGGAGTATCGCTTTTCTTAAAGGAAATCCATCTGAACTAGCAGatgaaaaatcatcaaaaacacTGCTTGCATACTTAAATGGAGATCGCGAATATGTCCTATTTGATCCATATGACAAGGAAGCACGTGAGCTTAATATGACTATGCAGGGTGATCTTGTTGGGCTTGAAGATAATG GACAATTCGGATATACATCAATTTATGGAGAGTTACCGGTATTTGATTTAAAAAGGAACAAGGCTTCATCGGTTTTCTCTGGTGCATCAAATAGGCCTTGGGAAACCATATTTAATGGGTCATCATCACATATGTTGCCACCCCTCACCAAATTGTGTTCTGAATTTTTGGAGTCTCTGCTGGAGAAAAAGACATCGATCATTGAATGA
- the LOC123910854 gene encoding uncharacterized protein LOC123910854, protein MSLNTESTPPPPVIGKIGPYTVFMTPPSTPKPSSNSIPLHSPTTINNNNAKIAPPPPQIHNPLPNSSKKTLSSDTSFLGFFKNAVDKVQTAHSSLDDHLARWFGLNQSKYQWALDDYYETKGTEKGDQKVKEMSSKVQSV, encoded by the exons ATGTCTCTCAACACCGAATCTACTCCTCCGCCGCCGGTCATCGGTAAAATTGGACCTTACACTGTTTTCATGACACCGCCTTCAACTCCAAAACCCTCTTCTAACTCAATTCCTCTTCATTCACCAACaaccatcaacaacaacaatgcTAAGATCGCTCCTCCTCCACCTCAGATTCATAACCCTCTTCCCAATTCTTCCAAAAAAACCCTTTCTTCAGATACTTCATTTCTCGGTTTTTTCAAGAACGCTGTTGACAAGGTTCAAACCG CTCACTCAAGTTTGGATGACCATTTGGCTCGTTGGTTTGGGTTGAATCAGTCAAAGTATCAATGGGCTCTTGATGATTATTATGAGACCAAGGGAACG GAAAAAGGAGATCAAAAAGTGAAAGAAATGTCAAGCAAAGTACAGAGTGTTTGA